The following proteins come from a genomic window of Aspergillus oryzae RIB40 DNA, chromosome 4:
- a CDS encoding serine/threonine-protein phosphatase (serine/threonine protein phosphatase 2A, catalytic subunit), giving the protein MDNNMEIDTARSPEPHRLSPTSDPGSIPTLDGWIENLMSCKQLAEEDVRRLCDRAREVLQEESNVQPVKCPVTVCGDIHGQFHDLMELFRIGGPNPDTNYLFMGDYVDRGYYSVETVTLLVCLKIRYPQRITILRGNHESRQITQVYGFYDECLRKYGNANVWKYFTDLFDYLPLTALIENQIFCLHGGLSPSIDTLDNIRSLDRIQEVPHEGPMCDLLWSDPDDRCGWGISPRGAGYTFGQDISEAFNHNNGLTLVARAHQLVMEGYNWSQDRNVVTIFSAPNYCYRCGNQAAIMEIDEHLKYTFLQFDPCPRAGEPMVSRRTPDYFL; this is encoded by the exons ATGGACAACAATATGGAAATCGATACCGCGCGGTCCCCCGAGCCCCACCGCCTGTCGCCAACGTCTGACCCTGGGTCGATACCGACATTGGACGGATGGATTGAAAATTTGATGAGCTGCAAGCAACTAGCGGAGGAAGACGTGCGGAGGCTGTGCGATCGG GCAAGAGAGGTGTTGCAGGAAGAATCCAATGTGCAACCAGTT AAATGCCCAGTGACTGTGTGTGGTGATATACACGGCCAGTTCCACGACTTAATGGAACTGTTCCGCATCGGAGGCCCGAATCCAGACACAAACTATCTGTTCATGG GTGACTATGTCGACCGTGGttattactccgtagagacCGTTACCCTCCTTGTTTGCCTTAAAATCCGTTACCCCCAGCGTATCACCATCCTCCGTGGAAACCACGAGTCCCGTCAGATTACTCAAGTTTATGGATTCTACGACGAGTGCTTGCGTAAATATGGCAATGCCAATGTCTGGAAATACTTCACTGATCTTTTCGATTACCTACCTCTCACCGCACTCATCGAAAACCAGATCTTCTGCCTCCACGGCGGCCTGAGTCCGTCGATCGACACGCTTGACAACATTCGGTCCCTGGATCGGATCCAGGAGGTACCCCACGAGGGACCGATGTGTGACCTGCTGTGGAGCGACCCCGACGACCGATGTGGTTGGGGAATCTCGCCCCGTGGTGCTGGATACACCTTCGGGCAGGATATTTCGGAAGCATTTAACCATAACAACGGCTTGACTCTGGTTGCACGAGCGCATCAGCTTGTAATGGAGGGATATAATTGGTCGCAGGATCGGAACGTGGTCACAATTTTCTCAG CGCCGAATTATTGTTACCGCTGCGGTAACCAAGCCGCGATTATGGAGATTGATGAGCATTTGAAGTATACATT CCTACAATTCGATCCTTGCCCCCGCGCAGGCGAGCCAATGGTCTCGAGGCGTACCCCCGACTATTTCCTGTGA